Proteins from one Hoplias malabaricus isolate fHopMal1 chromosome 2, fHopMal1.hap1, whole genome shotgun sequence genomic window:
- the LOC136676648 gene encoding uncharacterized protein, with product MEMKVRPGDNITLHCDCSTEYKFIIVWVKRSIQQLQIPVLHLTSYSKLPHYSIRKNVSNNTYDLLVKNISESELGLYYCARYEGSRSETGIVFPANGYREGTRATLLSFLDPTIPWVKRTQTTPMTFQSTPTAPGSECSSCWKLMVILGPVCVVLSLLLSSIWVYYICCYRNKADPTVVRGNLKMRNRNEAGEEDVCYASLDVLSDGHNRLKKKQVETSDFCTYSKCVPAPDLSAASALSCFTSHCNQCYLFMFGETESAVIMSASPLLQKVQALQCRPGFSYFYE from the exons ATGGAGATGAAAGTGAGACCAGGAGACAATATCACTCTCCACTGTGACTGTTCTACAGAGTACAAATTTATAATAGTTTGGGTGAAAAGGTCCATCCAGCAGCTTCAAATTCCTGTCCTTCATTTGACTTCATACTCAAAGCTTCCACATTACTCTATTAGGAAAAATGTTTCAAACAATACTTATGATCTTCTAGTGAAGAACATCTCTGAATCAGAGCTGGGACTGTACTACTGCGCTCGATATGAGGGTTCAAGATCAGAAACTGGGATTGTATTCCCAGCAAATGGTTATCGTGAAGGAACCAGAGCCactcttctttctttccttg ACCCCACTATTCCATGGGTCAAGCGCACCCAGACCACTCCTATGACTTTCCAGTCCACTCCCACTGCTCCTGGATCAGAATGTAGTTCGTGTTGGAAGCTGATGGTCAttttgggtccagtgtgtgttgtcctctCCTTACTTCTCTCCTCCATCTGGGTTTACTACATATGTTGCTACAGAAATAAAG CTGATCCTACAGTAGTCCGAGGGAACTTGAAAATGAGGAACCGTAATGAG GCTGGAGAAGAGGACGTCTGTTACGCTTCACTGGATGTCCTGAGTGATGGGCACAATCGACTGAAGAAGAAACAAGTGGAGACCTCTGATTTCTGCACATATTCTAAG tgtgttcctgctcctgATCTGAGCGCGGCCTCTGCTCTCTCCTGCTTCACCTCCCATTGCAACCAGTGTTACCTCTTCATGTTTGGGGAAACTGAATCTGCCGTCATCATGTCTGCTTCCCCACTGCTTCAAAAAGTACAAGCTCTGCAGTGCAGACCTGGCTTCTCCTACTTCTACGAGTAG